The following proteins come from a genomic window of Streptomyces liliiviolaceus:
- a CDS encoding HoxN/HupN/NixA family nickel/cobalt transporter: MAACALVLIPSGSASAHPLGNFTVNRYDGLVVAPGKLRVLHVEDLAEIPATQAQPAIDKAGMGSWARERCETAAGRSRVSVGGKPVALTAGESRARVRPGQAGLKTLRVECRWTAPLPDGNLAVRFRASVDDGPGWREVTARGDRMTLTSSDVPEKSVSGELTKYPAELLSSPADTASASLRVRPGGPALVEEKTDAPASSVLPRGADRFTRALDDLVSRHDLTLGFAALALGIAVLLGALHALAPGHGKTIMAATAAARGNATMRDVLPLAASVTVTHTLGVVALGILVTAGSAAAPSVIAWLGVTSGVIVTVAGATLVRRAWQQRGHGHGHSHSHSHGPGHTHSHGPAHTHDHGDGDKHGHGEGDGHKHSHEDEHGHAHGHGHGHAHPHPHTHTHGPALKLKDTLLLGFAGGLVPSPSAVVVLVGAAALGKAWFGLLLVLAYGAGLALTLTAAGFAVVRVGSRVAKAIENGARWSGGRTAALVRRATPLGSAFVVVALGAGLVFKGAATALG; the protein is encoded by the coding sequence ATGGCCGCCTGCGCGCTCGTGCTGATCCCCTCCGGGTCGGCCTCGGCGCACCCGCTGGGCAACTTCACCGTGAACCGGTACGACGGTCTGGTCGTCGCGCCCGGAAAGCTGCGGGTCCTGCATGTGGAGGACCTCGCGGAGATCCCGGCGACCCAGGCCCAGCCCGCCATCGACAAGGCGGGCATGGGGAGTTGGGCGCGGGAGCGGTGCGAGACGGCGGCCGGGAGGAGCCGGGTGAGCGTGGGCGGGAAGCCCGTCGCGCTGACCGCCGGTGAGAGCCGTGCCCGGGTGCGGCCCGGGCAGGCCGGCCTCAAGACGCTCCGGGTGGAGTGCCGTTGGACGGCTCCGCTGCCCGACGGGAACCTGGCGGTGCGCTTCCGCGCCTCCGTGGACGACGGGCCGGGCTGGCGCGAGGTCACGGCGCGCGGCGACCGGATGACGCTCACCTCCTCCGACGTACCCGAGAAGTCCGTCTCGGGCGAACTGACCAAGTACCCGGCGGAGTTGCTGTCGTCGCCCGCCGACACGGCGTCCGCCTCCCTGCGCGTGCGCCCCGGTGGTCCCGCGCTCGTCGAGGAGAAGACCGACGCGCCCGCCTCGTCCGTGCTGCCGCGTGGCGCCGACCGCTTCACGCGCGCGCTGGACGATCTGGTCTCCCGGCACGATCTGACGCTGGGCTTCGCCGCGCTGGCCCTGGGCATCGCGGTCCTGCTCGGCGCGCTGCACGCCCTGGCTCCGGGACACGGCAAGACCATCATGGCCGCCACGGCCGCCGCCCGCGGCAACGCGACGATGCGTGACGTGCTGCCGCTGGCCGCCTCCGTGACGGTCACTCACACCCTCGGCGTGGTCGCCCTGGGCATCCTGGTCACCGCCGGTTCGGCGGCGGCGCCCTCGGTGATCGCCTGGCTGGGCGTGACGAGCGGCGTCATCGTCACGGTGGCCGGCGCGACCCTCGTACGCCGGGCCTGGCAGCAGCGCGGACACGGGCACGGGCACTCCCACTCGCACAGTCACGGCCCCGGACATACGCACAGCCACGGCCCGGCGCACACGCACGACCACGGGGACGGGGACAAGCACGGGCATGGGGAGGGCGACGGCCACAAGCACAGCCACGAGGACGAGCACGGGCATGCGCACGGCCATGGGCACGGGCATGCGCACCCCCACCCGCACACCCACACGCACGGGCCGGCCCTCAAGCTCAAGGACACGCTTCTCCTCGGCTTCGCGGGAGGTCTCGTCCCCAGCCCGTCCGCCGTGGTCGTGCTCGTCGGCGCGGCGGCGCTCGGCAAGGCCTGGTTCGGGCTGCTGCTCGTCCTGGCGTACGGGGCCGGGCTCGCGCTCACCCTCACGGCGGCCGGGTTCGCCGTCGTCAGGGTCGGCAGCCGGGTCGCGAAGGCCATCGAGAACGGCGCCCGCTGGTCGGGCGGGAGGACCGCGGCGCTGGTCCGCCGGGCCACGCCGCTCGGATCCGCGTTCGTAGTAGTGGCCCTTGGGGCCGGTTTGGTGTTCAAGGGGGCGGCAACCGCACTCGGTTGA
- a CDS encoding tetratricopeptide repeat protein: MSPRSNDDAQERDLVDEAADPAGTAETAADPTGTATPAETAGAAGSAAAAATTGTGRPAPGERRGSGRSRALQLAACAVALAVAMTAGAVVLGNRGGDDTSTVSSAPGLDPELLAGGSLASGISALQSHLKAQPKDSGGWATLGMAYVEQARTNGDPSRYPQAQRALARSLELSPDNDPALAGRAALAAARHEFPEALAFSEQALDENAFNERALSVRIDALVELGRYKEAAKAADEADSRRPGVPVFTRYAYVRELRGDIGTARRVLKQALAGATAPGDIAYVAGSLGQLSWREGDYGVALKYYEQALRADRTYLPALEGRARAQAANGDRAAAIRGMEEVVARFPLPGPLVVLGELYEARDDEGDPAKARDQYALVDAWTSLARANGVNADLDTALAAADHGDRKAALRAARAEWERRHTVHTADALAWALHVNDRDDEALAYARRATATGYRDATFLYHRGMIERATGHAKEARGSLSAALELNPGFSPVGAQQAEKALTALGGAR, from the coding sequence ATGTCCCCGCGGAGCAACGACGACGCGCAGGAGAGGGACCTCGTCGACGAGGCCGCCGATCCGGCCGGGACGGCGGAGACAGCTGCCGACCCGACCGGGACGGCCACGCCGGCCGAGACGGCAGGGGCGGCCGGGTCGGCAGCGGCGGCAGCGACCACCGGGACCGGTCGGCCCGCGCCCGGGGAGCGCCGGGGATCCGGGCGGTCCCGGGCGCTGCAGCTCGCGGCCTGCGCCGTCGCTCTCGCCGTCGCGATGACCGCGGGGGCCGTGGTGCTGGGCAACCGGGGCGGGGACGACACGAGCACGGTGTCGTCCGCGCCCGGCCTCGATCCCGAACTGCTGGCGGGCGGCAGCCTGGCCTCGGGCATCTCCGCGCTGCAGTCCCATCTCAAGGCGCAGCCCAAGGACTCCGGCGGCTGGGCCACGCTGGGCATGGCCTATGTCGAACAGGCCCGCACCAACGGCGACCCGTCCCGCTATCCGCAAGCACAGCGCGCGCTGGCACGGTCGCTGGAGCTGAGCCCCGACAACGATCCGGCGCTGGCCGGCCGGGCGGCGCTCGCCGCGGCCCGGCACGAGTTCCCCGAGGCACTGGCCTTCTCGGAGCAGGCACTGGACGAGAACGCCTTCAACGAGCGCGCGCTGTCGGTCCGCATAGACGCCCTGGTCGAACTGGGCCGCTACAAGGAGGCGGCGAAGGCCGCCGACGAGGCCGACTCGCGCCGCCCGGGCGTTCCGGTCTTCACCCGGTACGCCTATGTGCGTGAGCTGCGCGGCGACATCGGCACGGCACGCCGTGTCCTGAAGCAGGCGCTGGCCGGTGCCACCGCGCCCGGGGACATCGCGTACGTGGCGGGGTCGCTGGGCCAGCTCTCCTGGCGCGAGGGCGACTACGGGGTGGCCCTGAAGTACTACGAGCAGGCGCTCCGGGCCGACAGGACCTATCTGCCGGCGCTGGAGGGCCGCGCCCGCGCGCAGGCCGCGAACGGCGACCGGGCGGCCGCGATCCGCGGGATGGAGGAGGTCGTGGCGCGCTTCCCGCTGCCGGGACCGCTGGTCGTGCTCGGCGAGCTGTACGAGGCACGCGACGACGAGGGTGACCCGGCGAAGGCCCGCGACCAGTACGCGCTGGTCGACGCCTGGACCTCGCTGGCCCGCGCCAACGGCGTCAACGCCGATCTGGACACCGCCCTCGCGGCGGCGGACCACGGCGACCGCAAGGCCGCCCTGCGCGCCGCCCGCGCGGAGTGGGAACGCCGCCACACCGTGCACACCGCGGACGCGCTCGCCTGGGCCCTGCACGTCAATGACCGTGACGACGAGGCCCTGGCCTACGCCCGGCGCGCCACCGCGACCGGCTACCGCGACGCCACGTTCCTCTACCACCGCGGCATGATCGAACGCGCCACGGGCCACGCGAAGGAGGCCCGCGGCAGCCTGTCGGCGGCGCTCGAACTCAACCCGGGCTTCTCGCCGGTGGGCGCGCAGCAGGCCGAGAAGGCCCTGACCGCCCTGGGCGGTGCGCGGTGA
- a CDS encoding DUF4331 domain-containing protein yields MTPFTSGFVGRRSLATLVCGALATGGLAAVGVTALEPGAASASSHREAPLISGQPQYDNTDVYAFASPDKPDTTTIIANWIPFEEPAGGPNFFPFAEDAQYDLHIDNNGDAQGELVFRYTFKTHVKNDKTFLYNTGPVESLDDPDLNITQTYDIDLLQLKDQHLVKKTKYADDVAVAPSNVGKASMPDYAKLRSEAVHELPGGATTFAGQADDPFFLDLRVFDLLYGGNLSEVGNDTLKGYNVNSVALQLPNDVIQESADQPIVGIWSTTQRKNASGHYRQVSRLGMPLVNEVVNPLKDKDKFNASAPWNDGDFLKNVTNPELPKLIEAIYKIEAPDEPRNDLVDVFLKGVEGLNQPPNVRPSEMLRLNTSTKPAAEEKRLGVLDGDNAGFPNGRRLGDDVLDIALQVVEGELVGSKNDLGDAVDKNDVKFEKTFPYVGQPTSGSRGPLAKGTTGTNDVRNQLGDALQPAGANGTGGMDDTTLIAVSAASGAAGFLLVGTGLLWWRSRRRSY; encoded by the coding sequence ATGACACCTTTCACCAGCGGGTTCGTGGGACGCAGGAGCCTCGCGACCCTTGTCTGCGGTGCGCTGGCCACCGGCGGGCTCGCGGCCGTCGGCGTGACCGCGCTCGAACCGGGGGCGGCGAGCGCCTCCAGTCACCGGGAGGCTCCGCTCATCTCGGGGCAGCCGCAGTACGACAACACCGACGTGTACGCGTTCGCGAGCCCCGACAAGCCGGACACGACGACCATCATCGCCAACTGGATCCCGTTCGAGGAGCCGGCCGGCGGACCGAACTTCTTCCCGTTCGCCGAGGACGCCCAGTACGACCTGCACATCGACAACAACGGTGACGCGCAGGGCGAACTGGTCTTCCGCTACACGTTCAAGACGCACGTCAAGAACGACAAGACCTTCCTGTACAACACCGGTCCGGTGGAGAGCCTCGACGACCCGGACCTCAACATCACGCAGACGTACGACATAGATCTGCTGCAGCTCAAGGACCAGCACCTGGTCAAGAAGACGAAGTACGCGGACGACGTGGCGGTCGCGCCGTCGAACGTCGGCAAGGCGTCCATGCCGGACTACGCCAAGCTCCGTTCCGAGGCCGTGCACGAACTGCCGGGCGGGGCGACCACGTTCGCCGGCCAGGCGGACGACCCGTTCTTCCTCGACCTGCGCGTCTTCGACCTGCTGTACGGCGGGAACCTGTCCGAGGTCGGCAACGACACCCTCAAGGGCTACAACGTCAACTCGGTCGCCCTCCAGCTCCCGAACGACGTGATCCAGGAGTCGGCCGACCAGCCGATCGTGGGCATCTGGTCGACGACCCAGCGCAAGAACGCGAGCGGCCACTACCGCCAGGTCTCGCGCCTGGGCATGCCGCTGGTGAACGAGGTCGTCAACCCGCTCAAGGACAAGGACAAGTTCAACGCGTCCGCGCCCTGGAACGACGGTGACTTCCTGAAGAACGTCACCAACCCCGAGCTGCCGAAGCTCATCGAGGCGATCTACAAGATCGAGGCGCCCGACGAGCCCCGCAACGACCTGGTCGACGTGTTCCTGAAGGGCGTCGAGGGCCTCAACCAGCCGCCGAACGTGCGCCCTTCGGAGATGCTGCGTCTCAACACCTCCACCAAGCCGGCCGCCGAGGAGAAGCGCCTCGGTGTACTGGACGGCGACAACGCGGGCTTCCCGAACGGCCGCCGGCTCGGCGACGACGTGCTGGACATCGCGCTGCAGGTCGTCGAGGGCGAACTGGTCGGCTCCAAGAACGACCTGGGCGACGCCGTCGACAAGAACGACGTGAAGTTCGAGAAGACGTTCCCGTACGTCGGTCAGCCGACCTCGGGTTCGCGCGGGCCGCTGGCCAAGGGCACGACCGGCACCAACGACGTCCGCAACCAGCTCGGTGACGCGCTGCAGCCCGCCGGCGCGAACGGCACGGGCGGTATGGACGACACCACGCTGATCGCCGTCTCGGCGGCCTCGGGCGCGGCCGGGTTCCTGCTCGTCGGCACGGGTCTGCTCTGGTGGCGCAGCCGCCGCCGGTCGTACTGA
- a CDS encoding sigma-70 family RNA polymerase sigma factor, which yields MREDGTSRSDRRRGKRVEADELLVLVAGGDQKAFEDLYALVSGPVFGLVRRVVRDPAQSEEVAQEVLLELWRSAARYDPGRGTALAWVLTLAHRRAVDRVRSARSATERELRMARRANGPAFDHVAEEVEAGLEREWVRRCLDRLTALQRQSVTLAYYDGYTYREVAERLSLPLGTVKTRMRDGLTRLRDCLGGVA from the coding sequence ATACGTGAGGACGGGACGAGCCGTTCAGACCGGCGAAGGGGGAAACGGGTGGAGGCGGACGAACTTCTGGTGCTCGTGGCCGGAGGCGACCAGAAGGCCTTCGAGGATCTGTACGCCCTGGTGTCCGGGCCGGTCTTCGGGCTGGTCCGCCGGGTGGTGCGCGATCCGGCCCAGTCCGAGGAAGTCGCGCAGGAGGTGTTACTCGAACTCTGGCGCTCCGCCGCGCGCTACGACCCCGGCCGCGGCACCGCACTCGCCTGGGTCCTGACCCTCGCGCACCGCAGGGCCGTCGACCGGGTCCGCAGCGCCCGCTCCGCCACCGAACGCGAACTGCGCATGGCACGGCGGGCGAACGGCCCCGCCTTCGACCACGTCGCCGAGGAGGTCGAGGCCGGCCTCGAACGGGAATGGGTACGCCGCTGCCTCGACCGGCTCACCGCCCTGCAACGACAGTCCGTCACCCTCGCCTACTACGACGGCTACACCTACCGTGAGGTCGCCGAACGGCTCTCCCTGCCGCTCGGCACGGTCAAGACCCGCATGCGCGACGGACTCACGCGGCTGCGCGACTGCCTCGGAGGTGTCGCATGA
- a CDS encoding anti-sigma factor, which translates to MSTLFRRGDLHSLAAPYALDALEPHEHKRFEKHLKRCDGCAAEVRALREDAVRLAWSTAAPAPAAMRDRVLTAIRTTPQEPASAEPPARARVERPPSRARRSPFSVFLVPLASTTAAAALVVAALFGMQASRTQDQLAEQRAQAREIAHVLAAPDARAAAGRDANGQGIGVVASAEQKTAVVTSAGLGTPANDGVHQLWLMRPEEKPRSLGLLDGDTPLIATGLNTDATSLAVTVEPSGGSPQPTTAPVVQLALKSLGFGE; encoded by the coding sequence ATGAGCACCCTCTTCCGCCGCGGTGATCTGCACTCGCTGGCCGCCCCGTACGCCCTCGACGCCCTGGAACCCCATGAGCACAAGCGATTCGAGAAGCACCTGAAGCGCTGCGACGGCTGCGCCGCCGAAGTGCGCGCCCTGCGCGAGGACGCGGTGCGCCTCGCCTGGTCCACGGCCGCCCCGGCCCCCGCCGCGATGCGCGACCGGGTCCTGACGGCCATCCGGACGACCCCTCAGGAACCGGCCTCCGCGGAGCCCCCGGCACGCGCGCGCGTGGAACGGCCGCCGTCCCGCGCCCGCCGCTCGCCCTTCTCGGTCTTCCTCGTCCCGCTCGCCTCCACCACGGCCGCCGCCGCTCTCGTCGTCGCCGCGCTCTTCGGCATGCAGGCGTCCCGGACACAGGACCAGCTGGCCGAACAGCGGGCGCAGGCACGTGAGATCGCCCACGTTCTCGCGGCGCCGGACGCGCGGGCCGCCGCCGGACGCGACGCGAACGGCCAGGGCATCGGTGTCGTCGCGTCCGCCGAACAGAAGACCGCCGTCGTCACCTCGGCCGGGCTCGGCACGCCCGCGAACGACGGGGTCCACCAGCTGTGGCTCATGCGACCGGAGGAGAAACCGCGCTCCCTGGGACTCCTCGACGGCGACACGCCCTTGATTGCCACCGGACTGAACACGGACGCGACCTCACTCGCTGTAACCGTCGAGCCGTCCGGCGGCTCCCCGCAGCCAACCACCGCACCGGTTGTCCAACTCGCCCTGAAATCGCTCGGATTCGGAGAGTAA
- a CDS encoding CaiB/BaiF CoA transferase family protein produces the protein MEPHPLPLEGITVVAVEQAVAAPFATRQLADLGARVIKVERPDGGDFARGYDTAAAGLASHFVWCNRGKESVALDLKDPRGLDVVRRLIAGADVFVQNLAHGAAARLGLDAATLCAAHPRLIAVDISGYGPSGPYAEKRAYDMLVQCEAGLVSVTGTAGQPVKAGIPAADIAAAMYAFSGVLAALVRRGTTGRGGPVEVAMLDALAEWMGHPLHHAMHGGTPPARTGLAHAVIAPYDGYPTGDGGRVLLSVQNDREWRRLAEQVLERPELAHDPAYATNAARVENRDRTDGLVATALAGLTAPEAVARLEAAGIACALLRDVADVAEHPQLAARDRWRDVGSPVGPLRALLPPITLPGGDAARMGPVPALGEHTGAVLRAVGMTDDEIAALRRDGVSA, from the coding sequence ATGGAGCCGCACCCCCTGCCCCTGGAGGGCATCACCGTCGTCGCCGTCGAGCAGGCCGTCGCCGCCCCCTTCGCCACCCGGCAACTCGCCGACCTGGGCGCACGGGTCATCAAGGTCGAGCGCCCGGACGGCGGCGACTTCGCACGCGGCTACGACACCGCGGCCGCCGGACTCGCCTCGCACTTCGTGTGGTGCAACCGCGGCAAGGAGTCCGTCGCCCTCGACCTGAAGGACCCGCGCGGCCTCGACGTGGTGCGCCGCCTGATCGCCGGCGCCGACGTCTTCGTACAGAACCTCGCACACGGCGCCGCCGCGCGGCTCGGCCTCGACGCGGCCACCCTGTGCGCCGCGCACCCACGGCTGATCGCCGTGGACATCTCGGGTTACGGACCCTCGGGCCCCTACGCCGAGAAGCGCGCGTACGACATGCTCGTGCAGTGCGAGGCGGGTCTGGTGTCCGTGACCGGAACGGCCGGGCAACCGGTCAAGGCCGGCATTCCGGCGGCCGACATCGCGGCGGCGATGTACGCGTTCTCGGGGGTGCTCGCGGCACTGGTGCGGCGCGGGACGACCGGGCGCGGCGGGCCGGTGGAGGTGGCGATGCTGGACGCGCTGGCCGAGTGGATGGGGCATCCGCTGCACCATGCGATGCACGGAGGAACTCCCCCGGCGCGCACCGGGCTCGCGCACGCCGTCATCGCCCCGTACGACGGCTATCCGACGGGTGACGGGGGGCGGGTGCTGTTGTCGGTGCAGAACGACCGGGAGTGGCGCCGCCTCGCCGAACAGGTGCTGGAGCGGCCGGAGCTGGCCCACGATCCGGCGTACGCGACGAACGCGGCCCGGGTGGAGAACCGGGACCGTACCGACGGGCTGGTCGCCACGGCGCTCGCGGGGCTCACCGCGCCGGAGGCGGTGGCGCGGCTCGAAGCGGCCGGGATCGCCTGCGCACTGTTGAGGGACGTGGCGGACGTGGCGGAGCATCCGCAGCTGGCGGCCAGGGACCGGTGGCGGGATGTCGGGTCACCGGTCGGGCCGCTGCGGGCTCTGCTGCCGCCGATCACGCTGCCGGGCGGGGACGCGGCGCGTATGGGGCCCGTACCCGCACTCGGGGAACACACCGGGGCGGTGCTGCGTGCCGTGGGGATGACGGACGATGAGATCGCAGCACTGCGCCGGGACGGTGTGTCCGCCTGA
- a CDS encoding ABC transporter permease: MSASIPTPVSALAYDGTAMLGRQLRRIRHNPGLLILTQTMPVTMLLFFGYVFGSALAVPGEEYRAFLVPGLLVATAANGIMTGMFQAAQDAHRGVTDRLRTLPVSRAAVPLGQAAADLVVTAAGTVPFLLVGLAVGWRIEGSALEAAAAVGLLLLFRFTTTWIGILLGLASRSEEAAGQLGGATFILPLLSNAYIPTDNLPGWLRTLAEWNPISAVTTALRHLFGNAPVPADGAWPVTHPVAGSLAWCAALIAVFMPLAIHRYATGNR; this comes from the coding sequence ATGAGCGCATCCATACCCACACCCGTCTCCGCCCTGGCCTACGACGGAACCGCCATGCTGGGCCGCCAGCTGCGCCGCATCCGGCACAATCCCGGTCTGCTGATCCTCACCCAGACCATGCCGGTCACGATGCTGCTGTTCTTCGGATACGTCTTCGGCAGCGCGCTGGCCGTGCCCGGCGAGGAGTACCGGGCCTTCCTGGTGCCGGGGCTGCTGGTCGCTACGGCGGCCAACGGCATCATGACGGGCATGTTCCAGGCGGCCCAGGACGCACACCGGGGCGTCACGGACCGCCTCCGTACGCTGCCGGTGAGCAGGGCCGCCGTACCGCTCGGGCAGGCCGCCGCCGACCTCGTCGTCACCGCGGCCGGTACCGTGCCGTTCCTGCTCGTGGGGCTCGCGGTGGGCTGGCGGATCGAGGGCTCCGCGCTCGAAGCTGCGGCCGCCGTGGGGCTGTTGCTGCTCTTCCGGTTCACGACCACGTGGATCGGGATCCTGCTGGGGCTCGCCTCACGCAGCGAGGAGGCGGCCGGACAGCTCGGGGGCGCGACCTTCATACTGCCGCTGCTGTCGAACGCGTACATCCCGACGGACAACCTGCCGGGCTGGCTGCGCACGCTCGCCGAGTGGAACCCGATCAGCGCGGTCACCACGGCCCTGCGGCACCTGTTCGGCAACGCACCGGTCCCGGCCGACGGCGCCTGGCCGGTGACACACCCCGTCGCAGGCTCACTGGCCTGGTGCGCGGCCCTCATCGCGGTATTCATGCCCCTCGCAATACACCGCTACGCAACCGGCAACCGCTGA
- a CDS encoding ATP-binding cassette domain-containing protein: MTTTYGVLSEGLEKRFGDVHALRGLDLAVAEGTVCGLLGPNGAGKTTAVRLLTTLLRPDAGSARIAGHDLVREPAAVRRAIGVTGQYASVDGDLTGRENLRLFARLHRLPKTAARADQLLERFELTDAADRTASTYSGGMRRRLDLAACLLTRPAVLFLDEPTTGLDPHSRNQIWEAVRALRSEGTTVLLTTQYLEEADQLADDIVLVDRGRAAHSGTPAELKALIGSYAEAVVAHADAMAGAAAVLDRLTGSVPAFDRERHAVGAVTTDPTLTLPRLVRELDAAGVPLLDVSLRPPTLDDVFLRLTDRKELVA, encoded by the coding sequence ATGACTACTACGTACGGCGTACTTAGTGAAGGTCTGGAGAAGCGCTTCGGGGACGTCCATGCCCTGCGCGGGCTGGATCTCGCGGTGGCGGAGGGCACGGTCTGCGGACTGCTCGGCCCCAACGGCGCGGGCAAGACCACGGCGGTACGACTGCTCACCACCCTGCTGCGGCCCGACGCCGGGTCCGCCCGGATCGCGGGGCACGATCTCGTACGGGAGCCGGCCGCCGTGCGCCGCGCGATAGGCGTCACGGGGCAGTACGCGTCGGTGGACGGCGACCTCACGGGCCGGGAGAACCTCCGGCTCTTCGCGAGGCTGCACCGCCTCCCGAAGACCGCCGCCCGGGCCGACCAACTGCTCGAACGCTTCGAGCTGACCGACGCGGCGGACCGGACCGCGTCCACCTACTCGGGCGGTATGCGGCGCCGTCTCGACCTGGCCGCCTGCCTGCTCACCCGGCCCGCCGTGCTCTTCCTCGACGAGCCGACGACGGGCCTCGACCCGCACAGCCGCAACCAGATCTGGGAAGCCGTGCGCGCCCTGCGGTCCGAGGGCACGACCGTCCTGCTCACCACCCAGTACCTGGAGGAGGCGGACCAGCTCGCCGACGACATCGTGCTCGTGGACCGGGGCCGAGCCGCCCACTCGGGGACGCCCGCCGAACTCAAGGCGCTCATCGGCTCGTACGCGGAAGCGGTCGTCGCCCACGCGGACGCGATGGCGGGCGCGGCGGCCGTGCTGGACCGGCTGACCGGATCCGTGCCGGCCTTCGACCGGGAGCGGCACGCCGTCGGCGCGGTCACCACCGACCCGACGCTCACGCTCCCCCGGCTGGTACGCGAACTCGACGCCGCCGGTGTGCCGTTGCTCGACGTGAGCCTGCGCCCGCCGACCCTCGACGACGTCTTCCTGCGCCTGACCGACCGGAAGGAGCTCGTGGCATGA